GACGGCAAACCCCAGCGCGTGTGGTTGTCGGCGAAGGCGTTGCGGACGATGGACCCGTCGGTCTTCGTCAATCCCCACAAGTAACCGGACGCGCGCCAAGCGCGCACGAGACGGATCTTCGGCCCCGCTTCGGCGGGGCCGACGTCGTGGGGCGTGAGGCGTGGATCGCGGCGGGGCGACGGAGGGTGTTGACGTCGAGGGGGGAGGGGGGTACGCTCCCCGACATGAGAACGAATTCTCAACATCACTTCCGCCGGGCCCTCCGTTGGGGCGCCCTTCTGGTGGCGTCGGCGACCTTCGCGCTCGCCTCCGCCCAAACGACCGGTCGCATCGTCGTCTCGATCGAGCCGTACCGCGAGGTCACCGAGCGGTTGATCGGTGACGCCGCCGAGGTCGAGGTCCTCCTTCCCCCGGGCGCCAGCCCCCACGCCTACGACCCCAGCCCCCGCGACGCCGCCCGCTTGGCCGACGCCGACATGGTGGTCGTCAACGGCGTCCTGGACGACTTCACGCTCGAGCTCGTCGAGGCCGATCGTGGCGACACCGAGGTCGTCCACGTCCTCGACGCCCTCGGGATCGAGGCGGTCGGGCACGACCACGACCACGGCGACGAGCATGCGCACGAGGACGAGCACG
This Trueperaceae bacterium DNA region includes the following protein-coding sequences:
- a CDS encoding metal ABC transporter substrate-binding protein, which encodes MRTNSQHHFRRALRWGALLVASATFALASAQTTGRIVVSIEPYREVTERLIGDAAEVEVLLPPGASPHAYDPSPRDAARLADADMVVVNGVLDDFTLELVEADRGDTEVVHVLDALGIEAVGHDHDHGDEHAHEDEH